A stretch of the Sphingobacterium thalpophilum genome encodes the following:
- a CDS encoding SGNH/GDSL hydrolase family protein → MKTVIVFFIGLLGILFIARAKADRRLILVAGQSNCVGKGDASLSSVGMPGTAWEYLFAGDSLVPLLDPVGKEELNFQQAASGSAWPAFVETFNRLTGDTVIIVAAARGGSSNHVKAELHGMGTWSPTGQLLLFDAAVTKVKAAMKKTGLSLSAIVWIQGERDANAINSGQLSAMEYRDSLKKLIQRFRSELGGHTPFFIVKTGYYRHHPQKGFDQVRAAQTHVAQHIEQVYIAFEHAITFFERGWMTDDIHYNQRGLNAVGEAVATQVVEKIGIPFKKRSLQTFRLNGIAESELRKGMPHFATCFQTCDTVRIAYIGGSITQLAERYRRQTTDYIRQRYPKTTVVEVAAGIPGTDADLGACRVAEQVLVHHPDLVFIEFAVNGGFPQGVEGIIRQVRKTDNRTDICLLYAATADQLQDYLHGKVPEHILQLEKLADHYGIPSVHMALYPTWVLMHSKLTGKGSQADIRAGNILFTEDGVHPLEQGGNLYAAAMGRLFEKALVQANGSVGQDIGAGSAEKDVPEALFPDNWEGARWSDAIAAIQFSQDWQSVSMKDSLQQFALWFPAVMAAENPGAWGTVRFEGDAIGFFDIGGPEVGQLKFKLDGKEISITLNGGVRYRIDENGQLGLNRFNQYCNNRYRGQFFILQVPRGEHELTFSIDSELPDKAAILGRNQQEDIALHPRKYARSKIYIAKVLVKGQILR, encoded by the coding sequence ATGAAAACAGTGATTGTATTTTTTATCGGACTGCTGGGCATATTGTTTATCGCTCGGGCAAAAGCAGACAGGCGGTTGATACTTGTCGCTGGACAAAGTAATTGCGTTGGTAAAGGAGATGCCTCGCTGTCTTCTGTCGGCATGCCCGGCACAGCCTGGGAATATCTGTTTGCCGGAGATAGCCTGGTTCCCTTGCTTGACCCAGTAGGTAAAGAAGAACTAAATTTCCAGCAAGCGGCATCCGGCAGTGCATGGCCAGCTTTTGTGGAGACTTTTAACCGGCTTACTGGGGATACAGTCATTATAGTGGCAGCTGCTAGAGGTGGGAGTTCCAACCATGTAAAGGCAGAGCTTCATGGGATGGGGACATGGTCTCCAACTGGACAGCTGCTTTTATTTGATGCTGCAGTGACAAAGGTGAAGGCTGCCATGAAAAAAACAGGACTGTCACTTAGTGCCATTGTCTGGATACAAGGCGAACGGGATGCCAATGCGATAAATAGCGGACAGCTAAGCGCCATGGAATATCGGGACAGTCTTAAGAAACTTATTCAGCGGTTTCGATCGGAGCTGGGCGGACATACTCCTTTCTTTATTGTAAAAACAGGTTACTATCGTCATCATCCGCAAAAGGGTTTTGATCAGGTAAGAGCTGCGCAGACTCATGTAGCTCAGCATATAGAACAAGTTTATATTGCGTTTGAACATGCCATCACATTCTTTGAGCGGGGCTGGATGACGGATGATATCCATTATAATCAGCGGGGATTAAATGCAGTGGGCGAGGCTGTCGCGACCCAAGTGGTCGAGAAGATTGGTATTCCTTTTAAGAAACGCAGCTTACAGACTTTTCGTCTAAATGGTATCGCAGAATCGGAGCTACGGAAAGGAATGCCTCATTTCGCAACATGCTTCCAAACGTGTGATACAGTCCGTATAGCATACATTGGGGGGAGTATTACCCAACTCGCTGAGCGATATAGACGACAGACTACAGATTATATCCGTCAGCGCTATCCAAAAACAACAGTGGTGGAGGTTGCTGCGGGTATCCCGGGCACCGATGCCGACCTTGGCGCCTGTCGGGTCGCAGAGCAGGTGCTGGTCCATCATCCTGATCTTGTATTTATTGAATTTGCTGTTAATGGCGGATTTCCACAAGGCGTAGAAGGAATTATCAGACAAGTAAGAAAGACAGACAATCGTACAGATATCTGTTTGCTTTATGCAGCAACAGCAGATCAGCTACAAGATTATCTCCATGGAAAGGTGCCGGAACACATTCTACAACTAGAAAAGCTAGCCGATCATTATGGTATCCCTTCCGTACATATGGCACTTTATCCAACCTGGGTACTCATGCACAGTAAATTGACAGGTAAGGGAAGTCAGGCAGACATCAGAGCGGGAAATATTTTGTTTACGGAAGACGGTGTACATCCCCTGGAGCAAGGTGGCAATCTCTACGCCGCAGCTATGGGTAGGTTATTCGAAAAGGCGCTCGTGCAGGCCAATGGTTCAGTAGGTCAAGACATCGGTGCAGGATCAGCAGAAAAAGATGTACCTGAGGCATTATTTCCAGATAATTGGGAAGGCGCTCGATGGAGTGATGCAATAGCGGCTATTCAATTTTCGCAGGACTGGCAGTCCGTTTCGATGAAAGATAGTTTACAACAATTTGCTTTGTGGTTTCCCGCGGTGATGGCTGCTGAAAACCCGGGTGCTTGGGGGACTGTCCGGTTCGAAGGAGATGCAATAGGTTTCTTCGATATCGGTGGCCCCGAAGTTGGACAGCTGAAGTTCAAATTGGACGGTAAAGAGATTTCTATCACTCTGAATGGTGGTGTAAGGTATCGTATTGACGAAAATGGACAACTGGGCCTCAATCGGTTCAATCAGTATTGCAATAATCGTTACCGTGGTCAATTTTTTATATTGCAAGTCCCTCGGGGAGAGCATGAGCTGACATTCAGTATTGATTCGGAGCTACCCGATAAGGCTGCGATACTGGGGCGCAATCAGCAGGAAGATATTGCATTGCATCCCCGAAAATATGCGCGGAGCAAAATTTACATAGCCAAAGTCCTGGTCAAAGGACAGATTCTACGATAA
- a CDS encoding FAD-dependent oxidoreductase, giving the protein MIVKEAESAEKRSKKRVNIVPDLVVVGGGLSGVCAALAAARQGLKVTLVQDRPVLGGNASSEVRLWILGATSHMGNNNRWSREGGIIDEILVENTYRNPEGNPLILDMILLEKVYKEANITLLLNTVVYDLEKNGVDEIAAVVAFCSQNSTEYYLKAPLFCDASGDGILGFMAGAAFRMGAESTMEFGELMAPDQEYGELLGHSLYFYSKDVGKPVKFIPPAFALDVTKEIPRFRNFNAREFGCKLWWVEHGGRMDTVYDSEQIKFDLWKIVYGVWDYIKNSGNFPEADTMTLEWVGTIPGKRESRRFEGDYIMTQHDLVEQRQHVDAIAYGGWSIDLHPADGVFGEKNGCDQWHSKGIFQIPYRSIYSRNIKNLFLSGRIISVSHVAFGATRVMATSAYVGEAVGMAAALCKRFSLRPRELGAGKHMRCLQNELLKIGHYIPSVPLRDETDLVQAANLRISSAWAFRGFAAISLKWKPLAIASGQLLPVPAGKWPVVKMPVRASENTLLTVELRTSAKAGNFTPDVLLDSKQWKLQKGEQELELSFDIRLPEPAYVFLIFRSNAAVQLPYTEQRVTGIVAVRNGENKAVSNFGKQLPPPGKGVDEFEFWCPERRPQGQNLYFTLSESIDIFQPDYLKNGVDRPTTVTNAWVADPEDSSPTVELKWKEKQYISSIDLFFDTDFDHPMESVLMTHPETVMPFCIREYRILDGDHQLIYEQKANYRSRDQIRFNVPIFTDSLTIQLNHPSAHVPAALFAVRCYAQ; this is encoded by the coding sequence ATGATTGTAAAGGAAGCTGAGTCAGCAGAAAAAAGAAGCAAGAAGAGAGTAAATATAGTTCCCGACCTGGTGGTCGTAGGAGGAGGTTTGTCCGGCGTTTGTGCAGCGCTTGCGGCTGCGAGACAGGGTTTAAAAGTCACTCTTGTGCAGGATCGGCCTGTTTTGGGCGGAAATGCTTCCAGTGAAGTCCGCTTATGGATATTAGGTGCGACCTCGCATATGGGGAATAACAATCGCTGGAGCAGGGAGGGAGGGATAATTGACGAGATATTAGTTGAAAATACATATCGCAACCCTGAGGGAAATCCTTTGATTCTAGATATGATTTTATTGGAAAAGGTGTATAAGGAGGCCAACATAACGCTCCTACTCAACACGGTCGTTTACGATTTGGAAAAAAACGGTGTCGATGAGATAGCGGCGGTTGTAGCATTCTGTAGTCAGAATTCCACTGAATATTACCTAAAAGCGCCATTATTTTGTGATGCCTCGGGAGATGGTATACTAGGTTTTATGGCTGGTGCAGCTTTCCGCATGGGCGCGGAGTCCACGATGGAGTTTGGTGAACTAATGGCGCCAGATCAAGAATATGGGGAACTGTTGGGGCATTCTCTTTATTTTTATAGTAAAGACGTTGGAAAGCCCGTGAAATTTATACCACCAGCATTTGCTTTGGATGTAACCAAAGAGATCCCACGATTCAGAAATTTCAATGCCAGAGAATTCGGATGTAAGTTATGGTGGGTAGAGCATGGTGGGCGGATGGATACTGTATATGATAGTGAACAGATCAAATTCGATCTATGGAAAATTGTGTATGGGGTATGGGATTATATCAAAAACTCAGGCAATTTTCCTGAAGCCGACACAATGACATTGGAATGGGTAGGGACAATACCGGGTAAGCGGGAGAGCAGGCGTTTTGAAGGTGATTACATCATGACACAACACGATTTGGTCGAACAGCGGCAGCATGTGGATGCTATTGCGTACGGAGGCTGGTCCATTGATCTGCATCCTGCAGACGGTGTCTTTGGGGAGAAAAATGGCTGTGATCAATGGCATAGTAAAGGGATTTTTCAGATTCCGTACCGAAGTATTTACAGCCGAAATATCAAAAATCTATTTTTGTCTGGACGTATTATCAGTGTCAGTCACGTGGCTTTCGGTGCAACCCGTGTTATGGCAACCAGTGCGTATGTAGGGGAGGCTGTGGGGATGGCGGCGGCACTTTGTAAACGTTTCTCATTACGCCCTAGAGAGCTCGGAGCGGGCAAGCACATGAGATGTCTTCAAAACGAACTGTTGAAGATTGGGCATTATATTCCGTCTGTCCCGTTGAGGGACGAGACAGACCTTGTACAGGCTGCTAACCTGCGGATTTCTTCTGCTTGGGCATTCAGAGGTTTTGCCGCCATTTCGTTAAAATGGAAGCCGTTGGCTATCGCATCCGGTCAGCTGCTACCCGTTCCAGCGGGAAAATGGCCCGTTGTAAAGATGCCTGTACGTGCCTCGGAAAATACCCTTTTGACAGTGGAACTCAGGACGTCGGCAAAAGCGGGCAATTTTACGCCCGATGTGTTGTTGGACAGCAAACAATGGAAGTTACAAAAGGGGGAGCAAGAACTGGAATTATCTTTTGATATTCGTTTACCCGAACCGGCCTATGTTTTTCTAATTTTTAGGAGCAATGCCGCCGTGCAGTTGCCTTATACGGAGCAGCGTGTGACAGGCATAGTTGCTGTGCGTAACGGCGAAAACAAAGCCGTTTCCAATTTTGGAAAACAGCTGCCGCCGCCGGGGAAAGGCGTGGATGAATTTGAGTTTTGGTGTCCGGAACGCCGGCCGCAGGGACAGAACCTTTATTTTACTCTCTCTGAGTCAATAGATATCTTTCAGCCCGATTATTTGAAGAACGGCGTAGACCGTCCGACCACGGTTACCAACGCCTGGGTGGCGGATCCTGAAGACAGCAGCCCCACTGTCGAGTTGAAATGGAAGGAGAAGCAGTATATATCGTCAATCGATCTTTTTTTTGATACCGATTTTGACCATCCGATGGAATCCGTACTAATGACCCATCCCGAAACAGTAATGCCGTTTTGTATCCGCGAGTATCGGATTCTGGATGGAGATCATCAGTTGATTTATGAACAGAAAGCAAATTATCGTAGTCGTGACCAGATCCGATTTAATGTTCCTATTTTTACTGATTCGTTGACCATACAATTAAATCATCCATCCGCGCATGTGCCCGCTGCATTATTTGCAGTACGTTGCTATGCTCAATAA
- a CDS encoding sodium:solute symporter family protein, which yields MSNLDYAVMAIFALLILGIGLLFTAGSKNTSAYFEAGGKTPWWINGLSLFISYFSAGTFVVWGSIAYQSGFVANGIQLTMTLGGLIIAIFIAHRWKRTGALTAAEYIGVRFGVKTQQFYTVLTLLYSLFSIAAVLYPVGKMINVASGLSIELSVLAIGGIIVLYTAAGGLWAVLVTDVVQFVVLSAAVMIVIPLALEDVGGLASFVDHAPDNFFTFFNSEYTFGFFLAFLLYQTVYIGGNWSYVQRYTSVSSERNARKVAYLFAGLYLICPFVWMLPPMIYRVINPALEGVASEGAYMMMAQRVLPAGLIGLVLSGMVSATASKANTTLNVAAVVFANDVYKKIFFPKVSEQTLIWVARVFTALFGILTMVLAILIPYVGGIVEMVLSTAAIAGGSLFAPLIWSLFSERQTARSLVVASLLSLAVSLFMKIGAPYVLNIKLDRFWETALGVGLPLLVLAWFECANKRQSYPSFEQTGAQDEYKNKEADRQNVFGIKVIGLSIAIVGSGVVLLGIIASKGITAVIVGAVILLVGLAIWRAAYRYP from the coding sequence ATGAGCAATCTTGATTATGCCGTAATGGCTATTTTTGCACTGTTAATCTTAGGCATTGGTCTTCTTTTCACTGCTGGCAGTAAAAATACGTCCGCTTATTTCGAAGCGGGTGGTAAAACGCCCTGGTGGATCAATGGACTTTCTTTGTTTATCAGTTATTTCTCTGCCGGCACCTTTGTGGTCTGGGGATCCATTGCCTATCAATCGGGCTTTGTCGCCAACGGGATTCAATTAACGATGACCCTTGGCGGCCTAATCATTGCTATTTTTATTGCACATCGATGGAAACGTACTGGCGCTCTGACTGCAGCTGAGTATATTGGTGTTCGTTTTGGTGTGAAAACGCAGCAGTTCTATACAGTACTTACTTTATTATACAGCCTTTTTTCTATTGCTGCGGTATTGTATCCTGTAGGCAAAATGATTAATGTCGCTTCGGGGCTATCCATTGAGCTGAGTGTACTTGCCATAGGAGGTATCATTGTACTGTATACCGCTGCCGGAGGTTTATGGGCTGTGCTGGTTACAGATGTGGTCCAATTTGTTGTGCTTTCAGCAGCGGTGATGATTGTTATTCCTCTGGCGCTGGAAGATGTCGGTGGATTGGCGAGTTTTGTCGACCATGCGCCCGACAATTTTTTTACCTTTTTCAATAGCGAATACACTTTTGGATTTTTTCTAGCCTTTTTACTGTATCAGACGGTCTATATTGGTGGCAACTGGTCATATGTCCAGCGGTATACAAGTGTATCAAGTGAGCGGAATGCCCGCAAGGTCGCCTATTTATTTGCAGGTTTGTATCTTATATGTCCATTTGTCTGGATGCTGCCTCCGATGATCTATCGGGTTATCAATCCAGCGCTTGAAGGTGTAGCGTCGGAGGGTGCATACATGATGATGGCTCAGCGTGTATTGCCTGCAGGTCTTATTGGGCTTGTATTGTCGGGTATGGTATCCGCCACAGCGAGTAAAGCCAATACGACACTCAATGTTGCAGCGGTAGTGTTTGCCAACGACGTTTATAAGAAAATTTTCTTTCCTAAAGTCTCGGAGCAAACATTGATCTGGGTAGCCCGTGTCTTTACGGCGTTGTTTGGTATATTGACCATGGTACTTGCCATCCTGATCCCTTATGTTGGGGGCATCGTGGAGATGGTTTTGAGCACAGCAGCCATAGCCGGTGGATCGTTGTTTGCTCCATTGATCTGGTCACTCTTTTCCGAACGACAGACCGCGCGCTCACTTGTTGTGGCGTCGCTACTGAGCTTAGCGGTTAGTCTGTTTATGAAGATCGGAGCACCTTATGTATTGAATATCAAATTGGATCGGTTTTGGGAAACTGCCCTTGGTGTCGGGCTACCACTGTTAGTATTGGCTTGGTTTGAATGCGCGAATAAACGACAATCTTATCCGTCGTTTGAGCAGACGGGGGCACAGGATGAGTACAAAAACAAGGAGGCCGATCGTCAAAACGTATTTGGAATCAAGGTGATTGGTTTGTCGATTGCGATAGTAGGTTCGGGTGTGGTCCTATTGGGTATTATCGCGTCGAAGGGCATCACCGCTGTAATTGTAGGGGCTGTTATTCTCTTGGTCGGGTTGGCCATATGGCGAGCAGCATACCGATACCCGTAA
- a CDS encoding NAD(P)/FAD-dependent oxidoreductase — translation MEKDPDVIIIGGGPAGLTGAIHLSRKGLTVTVIEKYAYPRHKVCGEYLSNEVLPYLRSLRVDVNTLKPSQIERLKFTTQVGREGIIKLPLGGIGLSRYCLDDFLYQNAIANGCIVNTGTVSEISFEGDEFTVTCRDKVLKSKIVLGAYGKRGHIDQALSRNFIQKMSGWIAVKAHYTGCFPDDLIALHYFEGGYCGISKTEQDTINVCYLADIKTFKRYKNIAEHQKYVLAENNQLKYFFEHSSMLYDRPLTISQISFEKKTTVEKHMLMIGDTAGLIHPFCGNGMTMAIQSAKLASELIVDYYDGKITSRQQLENAYIRQWKRNFGRRLFFGRVLAKVLQYEIGRTVLIHMSTLFPAVLSWIIKQTHGTTKTIKWA, via the coding sequence ATGGAAAAAGATCCAGATGTGATTATTATCGGTGGCGGTCCTGCCGGGCTTACAGGTGCCATACATTTGTCCAGAAAAGGGTTGACAGTGACTGTAATTGAAAAATACGCTTATCCCCGACATAAGGTTTGCGGCGAATACTTGTCCAATGAGGTTTTACCTTATTTACGCTCGCTAAGGGTAGATGTCAACACCTTGAAGCCTAGCCAAATTGAGCGACTTAAATTCACAACACAAGTTGGGCGGGAGGGTATTATTAAACTTCCCTTGGGTGGGATCGGACTGAGCCGCTACTGTCTGGATGACTTTTTATATCAGAATGCTATTGCAAATGGATGTATTGTAAACACGGGTACAGTATCGGAAATTTCTTTCGAAGGTGATGAATTCACCGTTACCTGTCGTGACAAAGTGCTTAAATCTAAAATCGTCCTTGGCGCTTACGGCAAACGTGGCCATATAGACCAAGCGTTGTCGCGCAATTTCATACAAAAGATGTCGGGATGGATAGCTGTCAAAGCCCATTATACAGGGTGCTTCCCAGATGATCTCATTGCCTTACATTATTTTGAGGGTGGGTATTGTGGTATTTCAAAAACCGAACAAGACACTATCAACGTATGCTATTTGGCAGATATCAAGACTTTTAAGAGATATAAAAATATCGCGGAGCATCAAAAGTATGTCTTAGCTGAAAACAATCAGCTGAAATATTTCTTCGAGCATAGCAGCATGCTTTATGATAGACCACTTACGATAAGCCAGATTTCGTTTGAGAAAAAGACCACTGTAGAAAAGCATATGCTAATGATAGGTGATACTGCTGGACTGATTCACCCATTCTGTGGCAATGGAATGACTATGGCCATACAAAGTGCCAAGCTTGCTTCGGAACTTATCGTCGATTATTACGATGGCAAAATAACTTCTCGTCAACAACTGGAAAACGCATATATCAGGCAATGGAAACGAAATTTTGGACGACGTCTATTTTTCGGTAGAGTCTTAGCAAAAGTGCTCCAATACGAAATTGGCAGAACCGTTCTTATCCACATGTCAACTCTTTTTCCAGCCGTACTGAGTTGGATCATCAAACAAACTCATGGAACCACAAAGACAATAAAATGGGCATAA
- a CDS encoding methyltransferase domain-containing protein — protein sequence MDDFSLEGTELRTTLDQLSLINRFLGGNSTTLNGVKKLLAKTGTVQTIMVIDIGCGNGDMLRILSDYGFQNNIDFKMVGIDANSFTIDYARKLSGDYPNISYRCADVFEENFEAASFDIVLCTLTLHHFNDEKIVHFMRVLSRLARVGVVINDLQRSKIAYRLFQTICFLFKLNKMTKDDGLISILRGFKKCELERLAKQLHLKNYSLHWKWAFRYQWIISNI from the coding sequence ATGGACGATTTTTCGCTTGAGGGAACAGAGCTTCGTACCACATTGGATCAACTGTCCTTGATCAATCGTTTTCTTGGCGGTAATAGTACCACGTTAAACGGTGTCAAGAAATTGCTTGCTAAAACTGGTACAGTCCAGACAATTATGGTTATTGATATAGGTTGTGGTAATGGCGATATGCTGCGTATACTAAGCGATTACGGTTTTCAAAATAATATCGATTTTAAAATGGTCGGCATAGATGCTAATTCATTTACTATAGATTATGCTCGGAAACTATCTGGAGATTATCCAAATATTTCATATCGGTGTGCCGACGTATTTGAAGAGAATTTTGAAGCCGCTTCTTTTGATATCGTGTTATGCACCTTGACACTACACCATTTTAATGATGAAAAAATAGTTCACTTCATGCGCGTTCTGAGCAGACTTGCCCGTGTGGGAGTCGTCATCAATGATCTTCAACGCAGCAAAATTGCCTATAGGCTATTTCAAACTATTTGCTTTCTTTTTAAGTTAAATAAGATGACAAAAGATGATGGGCTAATATCCATATTGCGAGGATTTAAGAAATGCGAGCTGGAACGATTAGCTAAACAGTTGCATTTGAAAAATTATAGTCTCCACTGGAAATGGGCGTTCCGTTACCAATGGATAATTTCCAATATATGA
- a CDS encoding type III polyketide synthase: MNVKITSIAKQLPKYSCTTAEILPLMEAWLDGQEARFVNKVKKLFEGSAVDRRYAIMGPIEVFTATSFEEKNDIYCREAIILGEALLQKALDKAGWEPRLLDYIITVSCTGIMIPSLDAHLINRMKLRQDIVRLPVTEMGCVAGVSGIIYAKSFLQANPGKRAAVIAVEAPSATFQLADFSMSNMVSAAIFGDGAACCLLSSDETDSGPVILDEQMYHFYDAHDIMGFRLTNTGMQMILDEEVPNVIASHFKAVIDPFLEKNNLGIKDIDYLIFHPGGKKIVATIEHIFKGLEKDIADTKAILSQYGNMSSATVLYVLERIMERKPCTGELGLMLSFGPGFTAQRVLLRW, encoded by the coding sequence ATGAACGTTAAGATAACAAGTATCGCCAAGCAATTGCCTAAGTATTCTTGTACAACAGCTGAGATCCTACCGCTAATGGAAGCGTGGCTCGATGGCCAGGAAGCGCGCTTTGTCAATAAGGTGAAAAAACTATTTGAAGGCTCAGCTGTGGATCGACGATATGCGATCATGGGTCCTATTGAAGTGTTTACGGCGACATCTTTTGAAGAAAAGAATGATATTTATTGTCGGGAAGCCATTATTTTGGGCGAAGCTTTACTCCAAAAAGCACTTGACAAAGCCGGTTGGGAGCCACGGTTGTTGGATTATATTATCACCGTCAGCTGCACCGGCATTATGATACCTTCTTTGGATGCTCATCTCATCAATAGAATGAAACTCCGGCAGGATATCGTTAGGCTGCCGGTTACCGAAATGGGGTGTGTTGCCGGGGTTTCAGGTATTATCTATGCCAAAAGTTTTTTACAGGCCAATCCTGGAAAGCGCGCCGCAGTCATTGCTGTGGAGGCACCTTCAGCGACATTTCAATTGGCCGATTTTTCGATGTCCAACATGGTTAGTGCGGCCATCTTTGGGGATGGGGCAGCTTGTTGTCTACTCTCGTCTGATGAGACGGATTCAGGACCTGTGATATTGGACGAGCAGATGTATCATTTTTACGATGCTCACGATATCATGGGTTTTAGGCTGACCAACACGGGCATGCAGATGATACTGGATGAGGAAGTGCCGAATGTAATCGCGTCACATTTTAAAGCGGTCATCGACCCTTTTCTCGAAAAGAATAATCTGGGAATTAAAGACATTGATTATCTTATCTTCCATCCCGGAGGTAAAAAAATAGTGGCGACAATCGAGCATATTTTCAAAGGATTGGAGAAGGATATTGCCGATACGAAAGCCATACTTTCGCAGTACGGTAATATGTCCAGTGCCACTGTGCTGTATGTTCTTGAACGTATTATGGAGCGTAAACCCTGTACCGGTGAGTTGGGGTTAATGCTGAGTTTTGGTCCTGGGTTTACGGCGCAGCGCGTTTTATTGAGGTGGTAA
- a CDS encoding 3-hydroxyacyl-ACP dehydratase FabZ family protein — MELNDIIAQLPHTKPFLFVDELVDVDDNRIVGTYTFDENLDFYRGHFQDKPVTPGVILTETMAQIGLACFGAYLSQDGQQNAYTMALTSIEVQFLTPVYPKEKVTVIADKLYFRFGKLKCAVSMRNEMGQEVCKGILSGMIIQEG; from the coding sequence ATGGAATTGAATGATATTATTGCACAGTTGCCACATACCAAGCCGTTTTTGTTTGTGGACGAACTGGTTGATGTAGACGATAACCGAATTGTGGGTACGTATACTTTCGACGAAAATCTCGACTTTTACCGTGGGCATTTTCAGGATAAGCCAGTCACACCTGGCGTAATTCTGACTGAGACGATGGCGCAAATCGGGCTGGCCTGCTTTGGCGCTTATTTAAGCCAAGACGGTCAGCAGAATGCCTACACCATGGCTTTAACATCAATTGAAGTACAATTCCTAACGCCAGTGTATCCCAAAGAGAAAGTTACCGTTATTGCAGACAAGCTTTATTTTCGGTTCGGTAAACTGAAGTGTGCTGTCAGCATGCGAAATGAAATGGGGCAGGAAGTTTGCAAAGGTATATTGTCAGGCATGATAATACAAGAGGGATGA
- a CDS encoding beta-ketoacyl-[acyl-carrier-protein] synthase family protein — protein sequence MKRVVITGLGVVAPNGVGVPAFREAIKNGVSGIRHDIRLQELQFSCQIAGMPTITEDIKRQYFTELELRAFSSTGILYGVIAGMEAWADAGLSLAMPIDPDWDSGTVFGSGTSGVDKFRESIYKIDELQVRRLGSTVVAQTMNSGVSAYLGGKLALGNQVTSNSSACATGTEAILMAYDRIRHGNAKRMVAGSAGDSGPYIWAGFDALRVCSSRYNSEPWAGSRPMSANACGFVPGSGAGALVLEELESALHRGATIYAELLGGQINSGGQCGDGSMTAPNSAAVQRCITDALQSAGISAAEVDAINGHLTATTKDAVEIDNWAKALGRNKSDFPYINSLKGMTGHCLGAAGSIESVASVLQLHEGFLFGNCNCEDLHPEIAAIVDPLKIPLTTLAHKANIIAKASFGFGDVNACVIFKKF from the coding sequence ATGAAAAGAGTTGTGATCACGGGACTCGGGGTAGTGGCGCCGAATGGAGTAGGCGTACCTGCGTTTAGGGAAGCAATAAAAAATGGAGTCTCGGGCATTCGTCATGATATTCGGCTACAAGAGTTGCAGTTTTCTTGTCAGATTGCTGGGATGCCAACGATAACGGAAGATATTAAGAGGCAGTATTTTACCGAGCTCGAGCTCAGAGCCTTTAGTAGCACTGGTATATTGTATGGCGTCATCGCTGGCATGGAAGCCTGGGCGGACGCAGGTCTGTCACTAGCTATGCCCATTGATCCCGACTGGGACAGCGGGACTGTTTTTGGTTCCGGTACTTCGGGAGTAGATAAGTTTCGTGAGAGCATTTACAAAATCGACGAGTTGCAGGTCCGCAGGCTTGGCAGTACGGTAGTGGCTCAAACCATGAATAGTGGGGTCAGTGCGTACCTGGGCGGCAAACTGGCGCTGGGAAATCAGGTTACCAGCAACTCCTCTGCCTGTGCGACGGGGACAGAGGCTATTCTAATGGCTTATGACCGTATACGCCATGGAAATGCAAAACGTATGGTAGCGGGCAGCGCCGGAGATAGCGGTCCATATATCTGGGCGGGCTTCGACGCCCTGCGTGTATGTAGTTCCCGTTACAATAGTGAACCATGGGCCGGTTCTCGTCCCATGAGCGCCAACGCTTGTGGATTTGTCCCCGGTAGCGGTGCTGGCGCACTGGTGTTGGAAGAACTGGAAAGTGCTCTGCACCGGGGGGCGACCATATATGCGGAATTGCTAGGCGGACAGATCAATTCGGGAGGACAGTGTGGAGATGGAAGCATGACCGCTCCTAATAGTGCTGCCGTGCAGCGATGTATAACCGACGCCCTTCAAAGTGCAGGTATTTCTGCGGCCGAGGTTGATGCTATCAATGGACACCTTACGGCGACGACAAAAGACGCTGTGGAAATCGACAACTGGGCCAAAGCTCTTGGACGTAATAAAAGTGATTTCCCATATATCAACTCCCTAAAGGGTATGACGGGACATTGTCTTGGTGCAGCTGGGAGCATTGAAAGTGTCGCGTCGGTATTACAGCTCCACGAAGGATTTCTTTTCGGCAACTGCAATTGCGAAGATTTACATCCGGAAATCGCTGCGATCGTCGATCCGTTAAAAATACCCTTAACAACACTCGCTCATAAAGCGAATATCATTGCTAAGGCCAGTTTCGGTTTTGGAGATGTGAACGCCTGTGTAATTTTTAAAAAATTTTGA